Proteins from a single region of Streptomyces spectabilis:
- a CDS encoding acyl-CoA synthetase → MTTSAPPNGFWAQATADPDRTVVTAPDGALWTAGRLHAAVNQLVHGLRAAGLERGDAFAVVLPNGVEFLTAYLAASQAGLYLVPVNHHLVGPEIAWIVADSGAKVLIAHERFADAATAAADEARLPVERRYAVGDVPGFDPYAALLAGQPEAVPDDRTLGWVMNYTSGTTGRPRGIRRPLPGKPPEEAYLGGFLGIFGIKPFDGNVHLVCSPLYHTAVLQFAGAALHIGHPLVLMDRWTPEEMLRLIDRHRCTHTHMVPTQFHRLLALPAATRAAYDVSSMRHAIHGAAPCPEHVKRAMIDWWGECVEEYYAASEGGGAFATARDWLKKPGTVGKAWPISELAVFDDDGGRVPPGELGTVYMKMTTGGFSYHKDEAKTRKNRIGDFFTVGDLGHLDEDGYLYLRDRKIDMIISGGVNIYPAEIESALLAHPAVADAAAFGIPHDDWGEEVKAVVEPAPGHPAGDALAADILRHCERHLAGYKRPKSVDFIAAMPRDPNGKLYKRRLREPYWAGREKAV, encoded by the coding sequence ATGACCACCAGTGCCCCGCCCAACGGCTTCTGGGCCCAGGCGACCGCCGACCCGGACCGGACCGTCGTCACCGCGCCCGACGGGGCCCTCTGGACCGCGGGCCGTCTGCACGCCGCCGTCAACCAGCTCGTGCACGGGCTGCGCGCGGCCGGCCTGGAGCGCGGTGACGCGTTCGCCGTCGTCCTGCCGAACGGCGTCGAGTTCCTCACCGCGTACCTCGCCGCCTCGCAGGCGGGCCTCTACCTCGTCCCCGTCAACCACCACCTCGTCGGCCCGGAGATCGCCTGGATCGTCGCCGACTCCGGCGCCAAGGTGCTCATCGCCCACGAGCGGTTCGCCGACGCGGCGACGGCCGCCGCCGACGAGGCCCGGCTCCCCGTCGAGCGCCGCTACGCCGTCGGCGACGTCCCCGGCTTCGACCCGTACGCCGCACTCCTCGCGGGGCAGCCCGAAGCGGTGCCCGATGACCGGACGCTCGGCTGGGTCATGAACTACACCTCCGGCACGACGGGACGGCCGCGCGGCATCCGCCGCCCGCTGCCCGGCAAGCCCCCCGAGGAGGCCTACCTCGGCGGCTTCCTCGGCATCTTCGGCATCAAGCCCTTCGACGGCAACGTGCACCTGGTGTGCTCCCCGCTCTACCACACCGCCGTCCTGCAATTCGCGGGCGCCGCCCTGCACATCGGACACCCCCTGGTCCTCATGGACAGGTGGACACCCGAAGAGATGCTGCGCCTGATCGACCGCCACCGGTGCACGCACACACACATGGTCCCGACCCAGTTCCACCGCCTGCTCGCCCTGCCCGCGGCGACGAGGGCCGCGTACGACGTGTCGTCGATGCGGCACGCCATCCACGGGGCCGCGCCCTGCCCCGAGCACGTGAAGCGGGCGATGATCGACTGGTGGGGGGAGTGCGTCGAGGAGTACTACGCGGCCAGCGAGGGCGGCGGCGCCTTCGCGACCGCACGGGACTGGCTGAAGAAGCCCGGCACCGTCGGCAAGGCCTGGCCCATCAGCGAACTCGCGGTCTTCGACGACGACGGCGGCCGGGTGCCGCCCGGCGAACTCGGCACCGTCTACATGAAGATGACCACCGGCGGATTCTCATACCACAAGGACGAGGCGAAGACGCGCAAGAACCGCATCGGCGACTTCTTCACCGTCGGCGACCTCGGCCACCTGGACGAGGACGGCTACCTCTACCTCCGCGACCGCAAGATCGACATGATCATCTCGGGCGGCGTCAACATCTACCCCGCCGAGATCGAGTCCGCCCTGCTCGCCCATCCCGCGGTCGCGGACGCCGCCGCGTTCGGCATCCCGCACGACGACTGGGGCGAGGAGGTGAAGGCCGTCGTCGAGCCCGCGCCAGGGCACCCGGCGGGCGACGCGCTCGCCGCGGACATCCTGCGCCACTGCGAGCGCCACCTGGCGGGCTACAAGCGGCCGAAGAGCGTCGACTTCATCGCGGCGATGCCCCGCGACCCGAACGGCAAGCTCTACAAGCGGCGGCTCCGCGAGCCCTACTGGGCGGGCCGGGAGAAGGCGGTCTGA
- a CDS encoding VOC family protein, protein MATRLVQISMQARDNSALGRFWAQALGWSVTGDKGVETNIEPEGFEYPGPTAVCIDVIGVPESKTVKNRVHVDLATTSAAHQEELVARLKGLGATPVDVGQGDVPWVVLADPEGNEFCVLEPREIYRDTGPMAAVVVDCADARAMARFWGEAMDWTVHEVTDDRAVLRSAKGVGPYLEFFRSPDPKTVWNRVHLDLRPYSGDAREAEVARLQALGATPLDVGQGDVPWTILADPEGNEFCVLAPR, encoded by the coding sequence ATGGCGACACGACTCGTACAGATTTCCATGCAGGCTCGGGACAACTCCGCGCTCGGGCGGTTCTGGGCGCAGGCCCTGGGCTGGAGCGTCACCGGCGACAAGGGCGTCGAGACCAACATCGAGCCCGAGGGCTTCGAGTATCCCGGACCCACCGCCGTGTGCATCGACGTCATCGGCGTGCCGGAGTCCAAGACGGTGAAGAACCGTGTGCACGTCGACCTCGCCACCACCTCCGCGGCGCACCAGGAGGAGCTGGTCGCCCGCCTCAAGGGCCTCGGGGCGACGCCCGTCGACGTCGGTCAGGGCGACGTCCCGTGGGTGGTCCTCGCGGACCCGGAGGGCAACGAGTTCTGCGTCCTCGAACCTCGGGAGATCTACCGGGACACCGGGCCGATGGCGGCCGTCGTGGTCGACTGCGCCGACGCGCGGGCCATGGCCCGGTTCTGGGGCGAGGCGATGGACTGGACCGTGCACGAGGTGACCGACGACCGCGCGGTGCTGCGCTCCGCCAAGGGCGTCGGCCCGTATCTGGAGTTCTTCCGCTCGCCCGACCCGAAGACCGTGTGGAACCGCGTCCACCTCGACCTCCGGCCGTACTCCGGTGACGCCAGGGAGGCTGAGGTGGCCAGGCTCCAGGCACTCGGCGCCACGCCCCTCGACGTGGGCCAGGGGGATGTCCCGTGGACGATCCTCGCCGACCCGGAGGGCAACGAGTTCTGCGTCCTCGCCCCGCGCTGA
- a CDS encoding AfsR/SARP family transcriptional regulator: MGSPARVYDSGSGAREAGGAAGAGTGPLHLYLLGGFRAERPHGVPPAGRWPRPGARTLVKLLALAPGHQLHREHVMASCWPHAELGAALRNLRVALHTARHALEPELRPRAVSSYVVTDGPLLRLVPGAVLVDADRVETLAENALSQGGVPELAAAFEAFTGELLPEDRYAAWADARRTRLADLRATTGCALAERHLADGDPARAAAVARRVLDQASGDERARHLLMDASRRQGPRRPRAPLPDAREDTGLEAARVRLDWALTLDRAGRYDEAIDVLRQALAAYAPRGHADARALAAARLAEVLARRHRPAEAHASLRAHAPGPAAPVEVGAAHHMAWSMVLFYEGAYEAGLEAARTAQAALRTPPPPASASHAVPSPHAALLARSLAQQAVCNGLLGRFDEAAAPAERALGAAEASGDPALLANVLSVLRENARRAGDLAQALRHGRRALTLAEQAGRPTATAFERANLAELHLTLGESAEAERLARAAAELAEPFGGTVLAFALTALARVRTAADPAGAAALLDRAERCAREGGHRQALDEVRAARAEWAAHGRSPG, from the coding sequence ATGGGCTCGCCAGCACGCGTGTACGACAGCGGGAGCGGCGCCCGCGAGGCCGGCGGTGCGGCCGGTGCGGGCACCGGCCCGCTGCATCTGTATCTGCTCGGCGGCTTCCGGGCCGAGCGGCCCCACGGCGTGCCGCCCGCCGGGCGCTGGCCGCGCCCCGGCGCCCGCACCCTGGTGAAGCTCCTGGCACTCGCCCCGGGCCACCAACTGCACCGTGAGCACGTCATGGCCTCCTGCTGGCCCCATGCCGAGCTGGGCGCCGCGCTGCGCAACCTGCGCGTCGCCCTGCACACCGCCCGCCACGCCCTGGAGCCCGAGCTCAGGCCCCGGGCCGTCTCCTCCTACGTCGTCACCGACGGGCCACTGCTGCGCCTTGTGCCCGGAGCGGTGCTCGTGGACGCGGACCGCGTCGAGACGCTGGCCGAAAACGCCTTGTCGCAAGGTGGTGTGCCGGAACTGGCCGCCGCGTTCGAGGCGTTCACCGGTGAGCTGCTCCCGGAGGACCGCTACGCCGCCTGGGCCGATGCCCGGCGCACCCGCCTGGCCGACCTCCGCGCCACGACGGGATGCGCGCTAGCCGAGCGTCACCTCGCCGACGGCGATCCGGCACGCGCGGCGGCGGTGGCCCGGCGCGTCCTCGATCAGGCCTCCGGCGATGAGCGGGCCCGCCACCTCCTCATGGACGCCTCCCGGCGCCAGGGCCCCCGACGGCCGCGAGCACCACTGCCCGACGCGCGCGAGGACACCGGCCTTGAAGCCGCGCGCGTCCGCCTCGACTGGGCGCTCACCCTGGACCGCGCGGGCCGCTACGACGAGGCCATCGACGTACTGCGCCAGGCCCTGGCCGCGTACGCGCCGCGCGGCCACGCCGACGCCCGCGCCCTCGCCGCGGCCCGCCTCGCGGAGGTCCTCGCCCGGCGCCACCGCCCGGCCGAGGCGCACGCGAGCCTGCGTGCGCACGCGCCGGGCCCCGCCGCCCCCGTCGAGGTCGGGGCCGCGCACCACATGGCGTGGTCGATGGTCCTCTTCTACGAGGGCGCCTACGAGGCGGGGCTCGAAGCGGCGCGCACGGCCCAGGCCGCGCTCCGCACTCCCCCGCCGCCGGCGAGCGCGAGCCACGCCGTGCCGTCACCGCACGCCGCGCTCCTGGCCCGCTCCCTCGCCCAGCAGGCCGTCTGCAACGGCCTGCTGGGACGCTTCGACGAGGCGGCCGCCCCGGCCGAGCGGGCCCTCGGCGCCGCCGAGGCATCCGGTGACCCGGCGCTGCTCGCCAACGTCCTGTCCGTCCTGCGGGAGAACGCGCGCCGCGCGGGCGACCTCGCGCAGGCCCTGCGCCACGGCCGTCGCGCCCTCACCCTGGCCGAGCAGGCGGGCCGCCCCACGGCCACCGCGTTCGAACGGGCGAACCTCGCCGAACTCCATCTGACCCTGGGCGAGTCGGCCGAGGCGGAGCGCCTGGCCCGGGCCGCGGCCGAACTGGCGGAGCCCTTCGGCGGCACCGTCCTGGCCTTCGCCCTCACCGCCCTGGCCCGCGTCCGCACCGCCGCCGACCCGGCCGGGGCCGCCGCCCTGCTCGACCGCGCCGAGCGCTGCGCCCGCGAGGGCGGCCACCGCCAGGCGCTCGACGAGGTGCGCGCCGCCCGCGCGGAGTGGGCCGCGCACGGCCGCTCCCCCGGCTGA
- a CDS encoding helix-turn-helix domain-containing protein, whose translation MTSRRAGRPMAALRPDLPPARRSFAAELRRRRAESGLTLRSLALATGLSPASLSRVFNGERLVSEAQLRLVASFLGLAEDDTKALELRLRQAYAEDQATTSGEPAGPSGLHDHLLVLQEEAGLSLREIARRLAAAGTPLGKSTIERALRSPDPALPQALQVAHALIGTLPEAERGPAVEGVLRAAAPPAARDDAPPAVRPISRWSPFDLDVHPAAPLSGTAAEPALSGYVPRAHDRALARVVSAAAEGNSRLAVLVGSSSTGKTRACWEAVKSLAPKGWHLWHPCDPTRAEAALRGIEDVRPHTVVWLDESQHYLGRPRHGERLAAALHDLLGRPERGPVLVLGTLWPEYARAFTDPPAPGAPDPRRRVRELLAGHLIAVPDSFDQDALASARALARHGDAPLSEALAWSRGGRVPQLLAAAPELLRRYSTATPPARALLAAAIDARRCGTGPALPLAFLTEAALGYLSDAEYDGLSGDWADRAVAEATAPVHGRMAPLSPVRSHPGTEAPGRQRADAPGGLTLRLTDYLAQMGRRTRRTQFPPASFWHAAYDHLPAPDLFALSTVAFKSARLEWANHLVRRAADLGGDVVQGTAVLYREAALTERAGDRDGAERLYEQAAEAGDPLALFRLAQTYERAGAVERVERLARSAADAEGFQPLTDAALRERQGDSTGAELLYRRAAEDGDPHALFRLVRMREREGDLAGAERAALKAADMGYAWLLNVPVRWPNGLDPDGAATPPSPDPEADDG comes from the coding sequence ATGACGTCCCGCCGCGCCGGACGTCCCATGGCCGCGCTGCGGCCGGACCTGCCGCCCGCGCGCCGCTCCTTCGCCGCGGAACTGCGGCGCCGTCGCGCGGAGTCCGGCCTCACCCTGCGCTCCCTCGCCCTCGCCACCGGGCTGAGCCCCGCGTCGCTGTCCCGGGTGTTCAACGGCGAGCGCCTCGTCAGCGAAGCCCAACTGCGCCTCGTCGCCTCCTTCCTGGGCCTGGCCGAGGACGATACGAAGGCGCTGGAGCTGCGCCTGCGCCAGGCGTACGCCGAGGACCAGGCGACGACCAGCGGCGAGCCGGCCGGACCGAGCGGCCTGCACGACCACCTGCTGGTGCTGCAGGAGGAGGCCGGACTCAGCCTCCGCGAGATCGCCCGGCGCCTGGCGGCCGCCGGGACCCCCCTCGGGAAGTCCACGATCGAGCGCGCGCTCCGCAGCCCCGACCCCGCACTGCCGCAGGCCCTCCAGGTGGCGCACGCCCTGATCGGCACGCTGCCGGAAGCCGAGCGCGGACCGGCCGTCGAGGGGGTGCTCCGGGCCGCCGCTCCGCCCGCCGCACGGGACGACGCGCCGCCCGCCGTACGACCGATCAGCCGGTGGAGCCCGTTCGACCTGGACGTCCACCCGGCGGCACCCCTGTCGGGCACCGCCGCCGAACCGGCGCTTTCGGGGTACGTCCCGCGCGCGCACGACCGGGCCCTGGCCCGCGTGGTGTCGGCCGCCGCCGAGGGGAACAGCCGCCTCGCGGTCCTCGTGGGATCCTCCTCGACGGGCAAGACCCGGGCCTGCTGGGAAGCGGTCAAGTCGCTGGCGCCGAAGGGCTGGCACCTGTGGCACCCGTGCGATCCCACCCGTGCTGAGGCGGCGCTGCGCGGCATCGAGGACGTCCGGCCCCACACGGTGGTGTGGCTCGACGAGAGCCAGCACTACCTCGGCCGGCCCCGCCATGGCGAACGGCTCGCCGCCGCGCTGCACGACCTGCTCGGGCGCCCCGAGCGCGGCCCCGTCCTCGTCCTGGGAACCCTGTGGCCCGAGTACGCGCGGGCCTTCACCGATCCGCCCGCGCCCGGCGCGCCCGACCCGCGTCGCCGCGTACGCGAACTCCTCGCCGGGCACCTCATCGCCGTCCCCGACTCGTTCGACCAGGACGCGCTCGCATCCGCCAGGGCCCTGGCCCGGCACGGCGACGCACCCCTCTCCGAGGCACTCGCCTGGAGCCGCGGCGGCCGCGTCCCCCAGCTCCTCGCGGCCGCGCCGGAACTGCTGCGCCGCTACTCCACGGCCACCCCGCCCGCGCGCGCACTCCTGGCCGCCGCGATCGACGCCCGCCGCTGTGGCACGGGCCCCGCCCTGCCGCTCGCCTTCCTCACCGAAGCCGCGCTCGGCTATCTGTCGGACGCCGAGTACGACGGCCTGTCCGGCGACTGGGCCGACCGCGCCGTCGCCGAGGCCACCGCGCCCGTCCACGGCCGCATGGCGCCGCTGAGTCCGGTACGGAGCCACCCCGGAACCGAGGCCCCTGGGCGGCAGCGGGCAGATGCCCCTGGCGGCCTGACGTTGCGCCTCACGGACTACCTCGCACAGATGGGCCGCAGGACGCGCCGCACGCAGTTCCCGCCCGCCTCCTTCTGGCACGCCGCCTACGACCACCTTCCGGCCCCGGACCTCTTCGCCCTCTCCACCGTCGCCTTCAAGAGCGCTCGCCTGGAGTGGGCGAACCATCTGGTCCGCCGCGCGGCCGACTTGGGCGGCGACGTCGTCCAAGGCACCGCCGTCCTCTACCGGGAGGCCGCCCTGACGGAGCGCGCGGGCGACCGCGACGGCGCCGAGCGGCTGTACGAGCAGGCCGCCGAAGCCGGGGATCCGCTCGCCCTGTTCCGCCTGGCGCAGACGTACGAGCGGGCGGGAGCCGTCGAGCGCGTCGAACGCCTGGCCCGGAGCGCGGCGGACGCCGAAGGCTTCCAGCCCCTCACGGACGCGGCCCTGCGCGAACGACAGGGCGACAGCACGGGCGCCGAACTCCTCTACCGGCGAGCCGCGGAGGACGGCGATCCCCACGCCCTGTTCCGCCTCGTCCGGATGCGCGAGCGGGAAGGCGACCTCGCGGGCGCCGAACGCGCGGCCCTGAAGGCCGCCGATATGGGCTACGCCTGGCTGTTGAACGTCCCGGTCCGGTGGCCGAACGGCCTGGACCCCGACGGCGCGGCCACGCCGCCCTCTCCGGACCCGGAGGCCGACGACGGCTGA
- a CDS encoding penicillin acylase family protein, protein MRIRIRPAVALSTALLTASALLPATAVAAPGANERPSGGGLSATIRYTEYGVPHVLADDYASLGFGTAWAQAADQVCVLAQSFTTVRGERSRYFGPDGDPGGGLSSATTNLTSDLYFRGVRQAGTVEKLLDQPAPRGPSHAAKELMRGFAAGYNAWLRQHRVTDPACAKADWVRPATALDAARLGHAVSVLGGQGRVVDGITGARPPGPGESRRAPDPRGTAQAARRMLAPGAEGADMGSNAVAFSGRTTAGGRGLLLGNPHYPWQGSRRFAQVQQTIPGELNVSGAALLGTPVVNIGFTSHVAWSHTVATGVPFNVHELTLDPADPTAYLVDGARERMTRRTVTVPVRDGAPVTRTQWWTRYGPVVTSLGSQLPLPWTARTAYALNDPNAAQLRAADADLRLGRARSVKGVLRALRDTQGLPWVNTVAADRAGHSLLTQSQVLPRITDDLAARCSTPLGKLTYPAAGVAVLDGSRGDCALGSDKDALQPGTFGPSRMPTLKDAPYAENSNDSAWLSNAERPLTGYERIFGTIGTERSMRTRGAVEDVSALARRGGLTVGDLQRQQFANRAPAGDLAAADAARACAALPSGSATGSDGKAVDVREACAVLGAWDRTMDTGSRGALLFDRFWRALRAEVPGAQLWKVPFSASDPVRTPRSLNTDAPGFATALADAVAELRAAGIPLDARLGDHQFVVRNGKRLPVHGGTESLGVWNKIEGRWNPAGGGYTEVGSGSSHVQAVGWDASRCPRARTLLTYSQSADPRSPHYSDQTRLYSSERWVTSRFCERDILKAPGLKVVKVRER, encoded by the coding sequence ATGCGCATACGTATCAGACCCGCCGTAGCCCTGAGCACGGCGCTGCTCACCGCCTCGGCCCTGCTGCCGGCCACGGCGGTAGCCGCGCCCGGCGCCAACGAACGGCCCTCGGGCGGCGGCCTGTCCGCCACCATCCGCTACACCGAGTACGGAGTCCCGCACGTCCTGGCCGATGACTACGCGAGCCTCGGCTTCGGCACCGCCTGGGCCCAGGCCGCCGACCAGGTGTGCGTGCTCGCCCAGAGCTTCACCACCGTACGCGGCGAGCGCTCGCGGTACTTCGGCCCCGACGGCGACCCCGGCGGCGGCCTGTCGTCGGCGACCACGAACCTCACGAGCGACCTGTACTTCCGGGGCGTACGGCAGGCGGGCACGGTGGAGAAGCTCCTGGACCAGCCCGCGCCGCGCGGCCCGAGCCACGCCGCGAAGGAACTGATGCGGGGCTTCGCCGCGGGCTACAACGCGTGGCTGCGGCAGCACCGCGTCACGGACCCGGCGTGCGCGAAGGCCGACTGGGTGCGCCCGGCGACAGCTCTGGACGCGGCCCGCCTCGGCCACGCCGTGTCGGTCCTCGGCGGCCAGGGCCGGGTCGTCGACGGCATCACCGGGGCGCGCCCGCCGGGCCCCGGCGAGAGCCGCCGCGCACCCGACCCGCGCGGGACCGCACAGGCGGCGCGCCGGATGCTCGCGCCCGGGGCCGAGGGCGCCGACATGGGCTCCAACGCCGTGGCCTTCAGCGGGAGGACCACCGCGGGCGGGCGCGGCCTGCTGCTCGGCAACCCCCACTACCCGTGGCAGGGCAGCCGCCGCTTCGCGCAGGTCCAGCAGACCATCCCGGGCGAGCTGAACGTCTCGGGCGCGGCCCTGCTGGGCACTCCCGTCGTCAACATCGGCTTCACCAGCCATGTGGCGTGGAGCCACACCGTCGCGACGGGCGTCCCGTTCAACGTGCACGAGCTGACGCTCGACCCCGCCGATCCGACCGCGTATCTCGTCGACGGCGCGCGGGAGCGGATGACGCGGCGGACGGTGACCGTGCCGGTGCGGGACGGCGCCCCGGTGACCCGCACCCAGTGGTGGACGCGCTACGGCCCGGTCGTCACCTCGCTCGGCTCCCAGCTGCCCCTGCCCTGGACGGCCAGGACCGCGTACGCCCTCAACGACCCCAATGCCGCGCAGCTGCGCGCCGCTGACGCCGATCTGCGCTTGGGCAGGGCCCGTTCGGTCAAGGGCGTCCTGCGCGCGCTGCGCGACACCCAGGGGCTGCCCTGGGTCAACACCGTCGCCGCGGACCGCGCGGGGCACTCGCTCCTCACCCAGTCGCAGGTCCTGCCCCGCATCACCGACGACCTCGCGGCGCGCTGCTCGACCCCGCTCGGCAAGCTGACGTATCCGGCGGCGGGCGTGGCCGTCCTGGACGGCTCCCGGGGCGACTGCGCGCTCGGCTCGGACAAGGACGCCCTGCAGCCCGGCACGTTCGGCCCGTCACGCATGCCCACCCTCAAGGACGCGCCGTACGCGGAGAACTCCAACGACAGCGCCTGGCTCTCCAACGCGGAGCGACCCCTCACCGGCTACGAGCGGATCTTCGGCACCATCGGCACCGAGCGGTCGATGCGTACGCGCGGCGCCGTCGAGGACGTCTCCGCGCTCGCCCGGCGCGGCGGCCTGACGGTCGGGGACCTCCAGCGGCAGCAGTTCGCGAACCGCGCGCCCGCCGGTGACCTGGCCGCCGCCGACGCCGCGCGCGCCTGCGCGGCCCTGCCCTCGGGGTCGGCGACGGGCAGCGACGGCAAGGCCGTCGACGTGCGCGAGGCCTGTGCCGTGCTGGGGGCGTGGGACCGCACCATGGACACCGGCTCGCGCGGCGCGCTGCTCTTCGACCGGTTCTGGCGCGCGCTCCGCGCCGAGGTGCCGGGCGCGCAGCTGTGGAAGGTGCCGTTCAGCGCGTCCGATCCGGTGCGTACGCCGCGTTCCCTCAACACGGACGCGCCCGGTTTCGCCACCGCGCTGGCCGACGCGGTGGCGGAGCTGCGCGCCGCGGGCATTCCGCTCGACGCCCGGCTCGGTGACCACCAGTTCGTCGTACGGAACGGCAAGCGCCTGCCGGTCCACGGCGGTACGGAGTCCCTGGGCGTCTGGAACAAGATCGAGGGGCGCTGGAACCCGGCGGGCGGCGGCTACACGGAGGTCGGCAGCGGCTCCAGCCACGTCCAGGCCGTCGGCTGGGACGCCTCCCGCTGCCCGCGGGCCCGCACGCTCCTGACGTACTCCCAGTCGGCGGACCCGCGCTCACCGCACTACAGCGACCAGACGCGGCTGTACTCATCGGAGCGCTGGGTGACGTCGCGGTTCTGCGAGCGGGACATCCTCAAGGCGCCCGGCCTGAAGGTGGTGAAGGTGCGCGAGCGCTGA